Proteins from a single region of Urocitellus parryii isolate mUroPar1 chromosome 4, mUroPar1.hap1, whole genome shotgun sequence:
- the Fam163b gene encoding protein FAM163B, protein MTAGTVVITGGILATVILLCIIAVLCYCRLQYYCCKKDESEEDEEEPDFAVHSHLPPLHSNRNLVLTNGPALYPAASTSFRQKSPQARTLCRSCSQYEPPTFFLQEPEDEDEAVHNGGGRVAYKSISQEDLELPAGGFGGLQALNPNRLSAMREAFSRSRSVSTDV, encoded by the exons ATGACAGCCGGGACTGTGGTCATCACCGGGGGCATCTTGGCGACTGTGATTCTGCTCTGCATCATCGCAGTTCTGTGCTACTGCCGCCTCCAG TACTACTGCTGTAAGAAGGACGAGTcagaggaggacgaggaggagccGGACTTCGCCGTGCACTCGCACCTGCCCCCCCTGCACTCCAACCGCAACCTCGTGCTGACCAACGGGCCCGCGCTGTACCCGGCCGCCTCCACCTCCTTCCGCCAGAAGTCCCCACAGGCCCGCACACTCTGCCGCAGCTGCTCCCAGTACGAGCCACCAACCTTCTTCCTGCAGGAGCCTGAGGACGAGGACGAGGCTGTGCACAACGGCGGGGGGCGCGTGGCCTATAAGAGCATCAGCCAGGAGGACCTGGAGCTGCCTGCCGGGGGCTTCGGGGGCCTGCAGGCGCTCAACCCCAACCGCCTGTCGGCCATGCGCGAGGCCTTCTCCCGGAGCCGCAGTGTCAGCACGGACGTGTGA